GCACCTGGGCGTCCGTGGCGCCTTCGCGGATCCGCTCGACGGATTCGGCCGAATCCGGCTCGTCGAAGGCCAGGCCGATGTTCCTCGAGACGGTGGTCGAGAACAGGAAGGCGTCCTGCTGGGCGTAGCCGATCGCAGACCGCACCGCCGACAACGGCAGCGCGCAGATGTCGCGGCCGTCGATGCGCACCGTCCCGGCCGGGGTCGCGAGCAGCCGCGCGAGGAGCTTCGCCAGCGTGGACTTGCCTGAGCCCGTCCGCCCGACGATCGCCAGCGAGTGGCCCGCGGGGACCTCGAACGACACGTCCCGCAGAACGTCCTTCGCGCCGTGGGCGTACCGCAGTCCCGTCACCGACAGCGAGCCCTCGACCCGGTCGGGCGCGGGCTCGTGGCCGTCGACCACCTCCGGCTCTGCGTCGAAGATCTCGCGGATTCGCGCGAAGCTCGCCCTGCCCCGCTGGAGGACCGACAAGGAGAATCCCAGCGCGAGCATCGGCCAGGTCATCCGCGCGAGCGCCAGCCAGAACGCGAAGAACGATCCCGGCGAGAGGCCACCGTCGTCCGGCCCGCGCAAGAGCAGCGCGCCGCCGTACCAGAAGAAGATCAGGATCCCGAGGGCGCTGACCGCGCCCATCAGCGGCCCCAGCGATCCGCGCAGGCGGGCGAGCGCGAGGCTGGCGTCCAGGTAAGCGCGGTTGGCCTCGTCGAACCGCTCGCGCTCGCGATCCTCGATGCCGAAGCTTCGCACCACCCGCACGCCGGCGAGGTTGGATTGCACCACCTCCGTCAGCCGGCCCAGCGCGGCCTGGTTCTGGCGCATTCGCGTGTAGAGGCCGCGCGAGAGGGTGCGGGAGGCCAGAATCAGCAGCGGCATGGTCGCCATGCAGGCGAGCGTCAGCATGCCGGAGACCGACGCCATCACCTGCAGCGCGCTGGCCGTCGCGAACGCGACGTTCACGAGGTTCAGCACGCCGAAGCCGAGGAGCATCCGGACCTGCTGCAGGTCGCTGGTGGCGCGGCTCATGATCTCGCCGCCGCTCATCCTCCGGAAGAAGCCGGTTCCCAGCAGGTGCAGCCGGTCGAGCAGCCTGGCCCTCAGGTCGTACTCGGCGTCGCGCCCGGCGTTGAAGAGGAACCAGCGACTCGCCACCCGGGTCGCGAACGCCGCAGCCGCAAGCCCGAGCATGAGGGCGGCCGGCACCCAGGCCGCCGTCGAGTCCTCGCCGAAGATCGCGTCGATGGCGGCCTTCGCCTGCCAGTCGATCCGATTCATCGCCGCCTGGAAGAGGGCGAGCGCCACCGTGCCTGCCGCGTAGGCAGGCAGGTACTGACGAAACTGACCGCCGAGGGTTGGCGGGACGGGATGGGAACGCAAGGCGCGGAGTTCTAACCCGTCACCCGGCTGCCCGCACGCCGATTCGCACGGCGGGCCTGGCGCCCGTCGGCAGGGCGATCATCCCCTCTTTCGCTCCCACTCGTCGTAGAGCCCGTCCTCGTCGGCGGGGCGCAGCGGGCGCAAGGCGAGGGACCGCTCACGTGGCTCCCGGGCCATCTGCTCGTAGATCGGTGCCGTGGAGAGTCCGTAGGCCTCGCCCTCCTCGTTGGAGTAGGCGAACCAGGCGGCCTCGATCCCGCTGAGGTACATGGCGGCCAGGCACATGGGGCACGGGTGGCCGCTGGCGTAGACGACGCAGCCGGCCAGGGTGGCGCTGCCGAGGATCTGGCTCGCCTCGCGGATGGCCAGGAGCTCGGCGTGGGCGGTCGGATCCTTCATCCGGTTGACCTGGTTGACCCCCCGGGCGACCACCCGGCCGTCGCGCACCAGGACGGCCCCGAATGGACGGCCTCCGGCCTCGATGTTCTCGCGGGCAAGGGCGATGGCCTCGCGCATGAAGTCTTCGACAGGCGTCTCCATCAACGACCTCCGGCGGCTACCAGCATCTTGGCTATTCCGTTCCGCACCCCCAAGGGAACCACGATCACCTCAGAAGGTTTGCCTTGGCGGTGGACCATCCAAAGTCGGGCTCGGTAGAGTCCTCGCATGGCCAAACTCCGACCCTCGCGAACGCTATCCGTTGCGATCGATCGACCGCCGGCGGAGGTCTACGCCTTCGCGGCGAATCCGGAGAAACTCCCGCGGTGGTCCTTCATCACCTCGGTCGCGCTCGAGGACGGCGTCTGGCGGGCGCAGACTCCCGCGGGCACGGTGGGCATTCGCTTCGTGGATCCGAATCCGCTCGGTGTGCTCGACCACTTCGTCACCGTGGGCCCGGACAACGTGGTCTACTCGCCCATGCGCGTCATCTCGAACGGCGCCGGCAGCGAGGTGCTCTTCACGCTCTACCGACTCGACTCGATGTCCGACGAGGACTTCGAGCGCGACGCGCAGACCATCGCGGGCGACCTGGCGAAGCTGAAGGAGGTCCTCGAGGCGTCTGCCTGATCGTCGTGGTGCGCGTGCGGGCAGCGTTGGCCCCGCGAAACCGCGGTGCTACTCGCGATCTCGTGCTACGCGCAGTCGCTGGGCGAAGAACTCGAGAATCTCGTCGCGCGCTGCGCGGGTGGGCTCGCCGGCGGCGTCGATGAGGTGCGCCGTCACCACGCTGTGGGGACCGCCGATGACCTGCGCGAAGAAGGGCGGCGGGTTCGTGTTCGCGGCCGTAGAGGGCAGCACCCTTGGCTCGAAGCGTGGGCCCAAGGCGGCCGCATAGGCCGCAAAGCGCTGCGCCGTGCAGAAGCGATCGCCCTCGAAGCGGTAGGCGCGCACGGTCAGGCCTTCGCGCTCGAGCCGCGCTTTCACCGCCGCCGTCTCCTCGGGCGCGATCTGGATCGCCCCGGGTTGGTCTAGCGGCAGCGACGGTTGGCAGAGGACGGGCGCCAGCATCGCGGGCTCGAGCATCA
The Vulgatibacter incomptus DNA segment above includes these coding regions:
- a CDS encoding ABC transporter ATP-binding protein produces the protein MRSHPVPPTLGGQFRQYLPAYAAGTVALALFQAAMNRIDWQAKAAIDAIFGEDSTAAWVPAALMLGLAAAAFATRVASRWFLFNAGRDAEYDLRARLLDRLHLLGTGFFRRMSGGEIMSRATSDLQQVRMLLGFGVLNLVNVAFATASALQVMASVSGMLTLACMATMPLLILASRTLSRGLYTRMRQNQAALGRLTEVVQSNLAGVRVVRSFGIEDRERERFDEANRAYLDASLALARLRGSLGPLMGAVSALGILIFFWYGGALLLRGPDDGGLSPGSFFAFWLALARMTWPMLALGFSLSVLQRGRASFARIREIFDAEPEVVDGHEPAPDRVEGSLSVTGLRYAHGAKDVLRDVSFEVPAGHSLAIVGRTGSGKSTLAKLLARLLATPAGTVRIDGRDICALPLSAVRSAIGYAQQDAFLFSTTVSRNIGLAFDEPDSAESVERIREGATDAQVLEEVLSLPERFDTVVGERGVQLSGGQKQRVALARAMVWEPRILILDDPLSAVDARTEAAILDAIERQAQRRTVVLITHRVAAAARCDSILVLDEGRVVERGSHESLLRANGIYAAFAAEQQRQGELEEFAPSRASGGTE
- a CDS encoding nucleoside deaminase, which codes for METPVEDFMREAIALARENIEAGGRPFGAVLVRDGRVVARGVNQVNRMKDPTAHAELLAIREASQILGSATLAGCVVYASGHPCPMCLAAMYLSGIEAAWFAYSNEEGEAYGLSTAPIYEQMAREPRERSLALRPLRPADEDGLYDEWERKRG
- a CDS encoding SRPBCC family protein, whose product is MAKLRPSRTLSVAIDRPPAEVYAFAANPEKLPRWSFITSVALEDGVWRAQTPAGTVGIRFVDPNPLGVLDHFVTVGPDNVVYSPMRVISNGAGSEVLFTLYRLDSMSDEDFERDAQTIAGDLAKLKEVLEASA